The sequence TAATGGTAAAGAATCTATTCATCATATTTATTCAAGATCACTAAATCCAACATCAATGGCTTTAGGTACGCATATGGTTCATTTAGAAGCAGGTAAATATGCAAATGAATATACTGCTTGGAATTTTAATAGTGGTATGGCAGCAATAGATGCGTTATTATCTAATGTATTGAGTTATCAAGATATTCTAATTGTATCTAGAAATATTTATGGAGGAGCTTATCAATTGATAGAAGATTTTTTTGCAAAAAAGAACAAAATGGATATTCAAGTTGTTTGGTTTGATGGATATACATTAGAAGATTTTAAACCAGTAATGGATAATGCAAAAGAAACATATAAAGATGAAATAAAAAATGGAAAAAAAATACATGTATATATAGAGTCACCATGTAATCCACATGGTTATATGTTAGATGTTCCTGCAATATGTAAATACTCAAAACAAAATGGTTCTATGGTGATGTTAGATGGAACTGTGGCAACTCCGTTTTTAATTAAACCTTTACAAGAAGAAGATGAAGAATGTCGACCAGATTTCTTATTTCATAGTTACACAAAAGATATTACTGGCTCAGGTAATGCAATTGCGGGTGGAATAATTGGAAAAAACAGTTTAATGTTTGTGCCAAAAGGAGAAAAAGTAGATGGAATAAATTGGGATGAGTCGCTCTTTTGGAATGTATATTATATTAAAGGTGCTTTTTTAAATGCTGATGCTGCTTTTGAAATTTTATCTGGAATGAAAACGTTGAATTTAAGGATGACTCAAAAATGTGTAAATACATTAGTGCTTGCTAAATTCTTCAACTCAAATCCAGAAATGTCAGTAATATGTAATGCCATTGAAAACAATGAGAATAATGCCATTATGAAAAAAGTTAGTAAGTATAAGTTAGCAGCTCCATTGTTTACTATTGATTTTGAAAAAGCTGGAGTAAGTGACTCAGCATTTAAAAAATTCTTCGACACTTTAGCACCTGCATTTGGTTTTCAAGTGAGTTTAGGTCAAATTAATACAACATTATTATGTCCAGCATTTACTTCGCATTCAGAACTAGATCAAGATGCATTATTGAAAGCAGGAATTTATAAGACTACGATGAGAATATCTGTAGGAAATGAAAACCCAAAGGAATTAATTAAACACTTTATTCAGTCAATTAAATTAATGATTGATCCTGAAAAACCTGGATTTTCTGATGCGTTTATGCCTATAAATGATATAGATAAATTATATGAAGAAACATATATAGAAGTTCAAAAACAATTAATAGAAAACGGTTATTTAAACTAGAAAAACAAATAAATATAATGATGATTAACGGATTAAATTTAGAAGCGTTAGGAGCTTACAAAGCAACAGTTGAGAAAAATGCTACAAATGGGATGTATAATGGTGGTATTAAAGCAACATGGATGGGAGGTACTAAAGTAGGTGTTACCACCAATGATCTTACTTTAGGAAATGATACTATTTCTCACGATTTTTCATTTACTATTGATGAACCTGAACAATTATTAGGAGCACATTCAGCTCCGACACCACAAGATTATATGTTGGGTGGGCTTTCAGGATGTATGATGGTTACTTTTGTAGCAATGTGTTCAATTAAAGGAATAGAATTAGAATCAGTAAGTTTAGAGATAAAATCTGGGCTAGACCTTCAAGGTTTTTTGGGTGTTAATGAAACTTCTCCTGTTGGTTTTGATACTATTGAATATGCATTTACTGTAAAAGGAAATGGGAATGAAATTCAATATAAAGAAGCAGCAGATGAGGTTATAAAGTTCTCACCTAATTATGCTACAATGGCTAATAAAGTAAAAATGATTGCAAGTTTGAATATTTTATAAGTTTTACAGTTGTTTGATTATGAATACTTATTATTCATAATTAAAAAGAGGCTATCATTCATGATAGCCTCTTGGTGTTTAAAAAGTATAAAGGGTTAATCCTTTAATTTAAATACTTTGATTAAAATTGTTTCTAGTAAGCACCATTTAGTAAATGCTGATTGAATTAGATTTAGACCAATAAATACTGTAAACCAAATCCAATTATGATTTATATATACTGTTAGTACAATACTTAATAAAATAAATGTGCCTACTATTGTTCTGAAATATTTATTTAACATTGTTATTACTTTTAAGGTTGCGGAATTTGTTATTTATGATTTTTCTTCTCTATCATATAGTATACTAATGGTACAACTAATAAAGTAAGTACTGTTGAAACAATAGTACCTCCCATTAATGATATAGCTAATCCTTGAAAAATAGGATCAAAGAGAATTACAAAAGCTCCAATTACAACGGTTCCAGCTGTTAATAAAATAGGAGTTGTACGAACGGCTCCTGCTTCAATAGCTGCTTGTTTTAAAGGAATGCCATCTGCTAATCTTAAATTGATAAAGTCAATCAGTAAAACAGAATTCCGAACCATAATACCAGCTAAAGCAATCATTCCTATAAACGAAGTAGCTGTAAAAAAAGCTCCCATCATCCAATGGCCTAAAATAATTCCTATTAAAGACAAAGGTATTGCTACCATCATAACGATTGGTGCTTTAAAGTTTTGAAACCAACCAACAATTAAAATGTAAATTAATAGAATAGCTCCAAGGAAAGCAATTCCTAAATCTCTAAAAACTTCTAATGTAATTTGCCATTCACCATCCCATTTTACAGTATAATCATCTTCATAATCTGGCTGCCCGAGATACATTTCATTTAATTTATAACCTTCATGAATTTTTATTTGTTTTAATTTTTCCTCCATACCTAAAATTGCATAAGCAGGGCTTTCTAGTTTTCCTGCCATGTCAGCCATGACATAAACAACACGTTTTTGATTTTTTCGGAAAATACTTTTTTCACTTGTGGTTTGTTGGATATCTACTAAATCACCAATAGGAAGCATATTTCCCTGTTGAGATGTAACTTTAAGTTGAGAGATATCACTAATAGTAGATTTTTCACTTTCATCTAAAGCTAGTATTATACCAATTTGATTTGATGCATTTTCATCGTATAAATTTGTAATAGGACGATTTGACAAAGCCATGTTCATTATATATGCTATCTGTTGAGGTGTAACACCATAAAGCATCGCTTTTTCTTTATTGATTTTAAATTGATATTCTATTTGATCACTTTCAACCATCCAGTCAATATCTACAACATCATCCGTGTTTTTTAAAATGTTTTGAATGCTATTTGCAATTTTAATTTGCTCCTTGTAGTCTGGACCATAAACTTCAGCAACAATTGTTGATAAAACAGGAGGTCCTGGTGGAACTTCAACCAGTTTTACATTAGCATTATATTTTGAAGCTATTTTTTGAATATCAGAACGCATTGATTTTGCAATGCCATGACTTTGTATACTACGTTGACCTTTGTCAATTAGATTAACTTGAATATCAGCCATATTGCTTCCACCTCGTAAATCATAATGACGAACTAAACCATTAAAAGTTATTGGAGCTGATGTTCCAATATAATTTTGATAATTTAATACTTCTGGACGGGTAGATAAATACTGTGAAATTTCTTGTGCTACAACTCCAGTTCTTTCTAGGGTTGTACCTTCAGGCATATCAATAACTACTTGAAACTCATTTTTATTATCAAAGGGTAGCATTTTAACAGCTACAGATTTAGTGAAAAATAAAAACATAGTGCCTATTAATACTAAAAAAGTACCTCCTAAAAAGAACCAACGTTTTACTTTATTTTCTAATAAAGGTCTTTCAAGTTTATCATAAATTTTATAAATAAATGTTTCTTCTACTGTTTTTTCAGGTTTTGATTTAACGCCTTTATTTTCTTTTTCTCTTAAAAAAATACAACCTAAATATGGTGTAATTGTTAAAGCAACAAAGAGTGATAAAATCATTGCTATTGAAGCTCCAATTGGCATTGGTGCCATATATGGACCCATTAATCCAGAAACAAAAGCCATTGGCAATACTGATGCTATTACTGTAAAAGTGGCCAAAATAGTTGGGTTACCAACCTCGTTTATAGCATATAGTGCAGCTTCTTTAAAAGCTAAGCGTTTCATTTTAAAATGCCTGTGCATGTTTTCAGCTATAATAATAGAGTCATCAACTACAATACCAGTTACAAATACTAATGCAAATAGTGTAATTCTATTTAAAGTATAATCTAACATGTAGTAACTTAACAACGTTAAGGCAAACGTAATTGGAACAGATAAAAAAACAACCAAACCACCACGCCATCCCATGGCAAGCATAACTACTAATGTTACAGCTATAATAGAGCCAATAAGATGGAGTAGAAGTTCTGAGACTTTGTGTGAAGCTGTTTCTCCATAATTTCTACTAATTTTCACATGCACATCATCAGGAATAAGAGTTTTTCTTAAATGAGAAACTTTATCAATAATAACTTCAGCAATTTTCATGGCATCAGCACCTTTCCGTTTTGCTACTGAAATGGTAACTGCAGGGTATTCAGATTTATAGTTGTTTTTCTTAAGGCTAGCTTGTCCAAAACCTAATGAAACATAATTTTTAGGTATTTCTGGACCATCAATAATTGTAGCAATTTGTTTTAAATAAATAGGTTGATTTTGTTGTACTCCAACGACTAAATTTTCAACATCTGATACAGATTCTAAAAATCTACCAGTATTTACTAAGAACTCTGTATCACCTTTAGAGAAACTTCCTGAACTTAATTGAGAGTTGTTTTTTTTAATCATTTCAGAAACAGTTAAAAAATCTAGTCCACTAGAAGCAAGTTTATCTTTGTCTAAAACTACTCGTAATTGCCTGTTTCTTCCTCCAATTTTATGAGTGATTGCAACATCGTTTACTTTTTTAATTTCACTATCTAATTCTTGAGCTATTTGACTTAATTGGTAGTCATCATAATTTTCACTCCATAAAGTTAACCCTAACATGGGTACGTCATCAATAGCTCTAGTTTTAACAAGCGGCATAGTAACACCTTCTGGCATTTGATCCATGTGCTTATTAATTTCGTTATAGAGTTTTACAAATGAACGTTCAATATCTTCACCAACATAAAACTGAACAATAACCATTCCTTGTTCTTTCATTGAAGTTGAATATACGTACTCAACTCCTTTAATATTTGAAATT is a genomic window of Tenacibaculum sp. MAR_2010_89 containing:
- a CDS encoding efflux RND transporter permease subunit, coding for MKEGLAGKIAKVFIDSKLTVLLMIVFMVIGVYSSFLIPREEEPQIDVPIADIFVGYPGASPKEIESRVIKPLEKLISNIKGVEYVYSTSMKEQGMVIVQFYVGEDIERSFVKLYNEINKHMDQMPEGVTMPLVKTRAIDDVPMLGLTLWSENYDDYQLSQIAQELDSEIKKVNDVAITHKIGGRNRQLRVVLDKDKLASSGLDFLTVSEMIKKNNSQLSSGSFSKGDTEFLVNTGRFLESVSDVENLVVGVQQNQPIYLKQIATIIDGPEIPKNYVSLGFGQASLKKNNYKSEYPAVTISVAKRKGADAMKIAEVIIDKVSHLRKTLIPDDVHVKISRNYGETASHKVSELLLHLIGSIIAVTLVVMLAMGWRGGLVVFLSVPITFALTLLSYYMLDYTLNRITLFALVFVTGIVVDDSIIIAENMHRHFKMKRLAFKEAALYAINEVGNPTILATFTVIASVLPMAFVSGLMGPYMAPMPIGASIAMILSLFVALTITPYLGCIFLREKENKGVKSKPEKTVEETFIYKIYDKLERPLLENKVKRWFFLGGTFLVLIGTMFLFFTKSVAVKMLPFDNKNEFQVVIDMPEGTTLERTGVVAQEISQYLSTRPEVLNYQNYIGTSAPITFNGLVRHYDLRGGSNMADIQVNLIDKGQRSIQSHGIAKSMRSDIQKIASKYNANVKLVEVPPGPPVLSTIVAEVYGPDYKEQIKIANSIQNILKNTDDVVDIDWMVESDQIEYQFKINKEKAMLYGVTPQQIAYIMNMALSNRPITNLYDENASNQIGIILALDESEKSTISDISQLKVTSQQGNMLPIGDLVDIQQTTSEKSIFRKNQKRVVYVMADMAGKLESPAYAILGMEEKLKQIKIHEGYKLNEMYLGQPDYEDDYTVKWDGEWQITLEVFRDLGIAFLGAILLIYILIVGWFQNFKAPIVMMVAIPLSLIGIILGHWMMGAFFTATSFIGMIALAGIMVRNSVLLIDFINLRLADGIPLKQAAIEAGAVRTTPILLTAGTVVIGAFVILFDPIFQGLAISLMGGTIVSTVLTLLVVPLVYYMIEKKNHK
- a CDS encoding PLP-dependent transferase; the encoded protein is MSTLNNTKVLSPKRNSTTCSSIEELAIEQLAYFQINPNSAYGETLKKAAIDIYTAQSDISKLQEITNDTVGKLDASEKVAYFNAKRFMSFQIAKVLETLQGPLKQTYQSLEQSDATLNAKGPMPLFNNIAALFSATPVIARTSTYDYSCTEWIDDAFNGKESIHHIYSRSLNPTSMALGTHMVHLEAGKYANEYTAWNFNSGMAAIDALLSNVLSYQDILIVSRNIYGGAYQLIEDFFAKKNKMDIQVVWFDGYTLEDFKPVMDNAKETYKDEIKNGKKIHVYIESPCNPHGYMLDVPAICKYSKQNGSMVMLDGTVATPFLIKPLQEEDEECRPDFLFHSYTKDITGSGNAIAGGIIGKNSLMFVPKGEKVDGINWDESLFWNVYYIKGAFLNADAAFEILSGMKTLNLRMTQKCVNTLVLAKFFNSNPEMSVICNAIENNENNAIMKKVSKYKLAAPLFTIDFEKAGVSDSAFKKFFDTLAPAFGFQVSLGQINTTLLCPAFTSHSELDQDALLKAGIYKTTMRISVGNENPKELIKHFIQSIKLMIDPEKPGFSDAFMPINDIDKLYEETYIEVQKQLIENGYLN
- a CDS encoding DUF2892 domain-containing protein, with product MLNKYFRTIVGTFILLSIVLTVYINHNWIWFTVFIGLNLIQSAFTKWCLLETILIKVFKLKD
- a CDS encoding OsmC family protein, with translation MMINGLNLEALGAYKATVEKNATNGMYNGGIKATWMGGTKVGVTTNDLTLGNDTISHDFSFTIDEPEQLLGAHSAPTPQDYMLGGLSGCMMVTFVAMCSIKGIELESVSLEIKSGLDLQGFLGVNETSPVGFDTIEYAFTVKGNGNEIQYKEAADEVIKFSPNYATMANKVKMIASLNIL